The Armatimonadota bacterium genomic sequence CCTTCCACACAGTCCCCACACCCCACAGCGGGGGAACAGATCGATGGCGTGCAGATTTTCCGGATTGCGCAGCCGTCGATTTGCTGCTAGCGTGGATGTCGCCGGCGGGAACGCGGCACCGAGACGGAAGGAGGCGCCCCGCAAGGGGTGGCCCCGGTCTGACTCGGAGCGAGCGGCCCGCTGGTTTTTTGCCCCGCAACGTCGCTGTTGCCTACGGCATTGTCCGGTGCAGTGAGCTCATCGCCAGCCGCTCATGCACGCGGGCATCCTTCTCCCCCCACCCGGCGCCGTCGACGACCGGGGTGACGGGATCCAGCGCCGGAGCCGGCATCCCGTGGTCGGTCTTCAACCACTCCACCTGACCGGTCACGATGCTGCGGACGTAGCGCGCCACCGCCCACGGCGTCGCCACCAACTGGTGGGCGGTGAACAGGAGGTAGGTGACGACCACCCTCAGTGCCCGCAACGGATTCCAGCCGCCCTGCGAGGCGGCCGATAGCAGCAGCGCGGCGCTGAAGGCGCCGAACGCACCGGCCGTCAGCTCCGGCGGCAGGGAGCGTCCCATCGGCAGCAGGTACAACGGTTCCAGGACACCGCGCAGCAACACCACGGCGCCGTAGACGTTGCTGGCGAAGATGGCGGCCGGGACCACCATCGACCCCGTCAGGAAGAACAGCATGTCCGTCTTCTGGAATGCGGTCATCCGGCCCGAGACGATCGCTCCCAGGTGCTCGACGAGCGCCCGCAGCACCCCCTCCGCCCACCGCGTGCGTTGCCGCACGAGACCCGGCCAATCCGGCACGGACTCCTCCCAGACGACCGCCTCCTCGCAGTACCGGACCTTCCACCCGACGACCTGAAACCGGATGGCGAGGTCGATGTCTTCGGTCAAAGCCGACGGGTTCCAGCCGCCGACCGCCTCCAGCGCGCGCCGGTTCACCGCAAGGCCGTTCCCGTTGAGCAGGACGTGCGCGCCAAACCGATCGCGGGCGCGCTGCATGACGGTCTGGAACACGGAGAACTCGTGCTCCTGCCCTCGCGCGGCCAGCGTCTCCGCACGGTGCTGGCACAGCCTGCGGCCCTGCACGGCGGCCACCCCTGGTTCCAGCAGGCACGCCACCGCCCGCAGCAGAAACTCGGGGTCAGCCCGGGAATCGGCATCGAGGACCGCGAGGACGTCTCCCTGCGCGGCGTGGGCGCCCACGTTGAGCACCGCGGCCTTGCCGTGGGCGTCATCGGCCGCCAGACGGACGACCCGCACCGGCACCGGCAGGGCGGGGGCCAAGCGGCGCACGACGTCACCGGTGCCATCGCCGGAGCGGTCGTCGAGCACGATGACCTCGAAGCGGGGCTGCCCCTCGCGATCGTGATAGCGCATCGCACACGCGGATCGGACGCTGTCTGCGATCACCCGCGCCTCGTTACGCGCGGGGATCAGCACGCTGACGAACGGGAGCCGGACCGGCACCGGTACGCTGCGGGTGCGGCCGCGCGCCAACACGCCCAGCACCTGCATGCCGATCCCGTACACCGAGTAGACGAGGAAGGTGATCTGGAGCCATCGGATGTCGTGGCTGCGCACGCTGTAGGCGACCAGGACGACCCACGCAAGCGCGAACGCCACCATCCAGACGAGGACGCGGGGGTTGTGGGCGCTCTTCACGCCGACCCCTCACTCCGAGCGCGCCGCAGACGGCCCCCGCCCTCCAGCAGCCCGCGCAGGGAACGGTCGTAGGGCGGTTCGGCGATCCCGGCCTCGGTGACGATCGCGGAGATCAGCTCGGCCGGCGTGACGTCGAACGCGTAGTTGAGGGCGGGTGTCCCTTCGGGGGCCACAGGTGTGCCGTGGAAGTGGGTCACCTCCTTGGGGTCCCGCTCCTCGATCGGGATCGCCTCGCCGCTGCGGGTATGCGGGTCCACGGTGGACAGCGGCGCCGCGACCCAGAAGGGGATCCCGTGGTGCCGTGCGAGCACCGCCAGGGTGTACGTGCCGATCTTGTTGGCCACGTCCCCGTTGGCGGCGACCCGGTCGGCACCGGTGATCACTCGGTCCACGAACCCTCGCGCCATCAACCACCCCGCCGCACCGTCCGTGATGAGGTGGAACGGGATGCCGTGCGCCAGCAACTCCCAGGCCGTCAGCCGGCTACCCTGCAGGAACGGCCGCGTCTCGCATGCGAAGACGTGGATGCCCTTGCCCGCTTCGTGCGCCGACCGGAGGATACCGATAGCGGTCCCGACGTCGACCGTCGCCAGAGTCCCGGTGTTGCAGATCGTGAGGATGCGCTCACCCCTGCGGATGCGCTCAGCCCCGATCGCTGCCAGCCGCCGATTCGCCTCGGCGTCCTCTTCGGCGATTCGGTGCGCTTCCTGCAGGAGCCGGTCGGCCACGACCGCGGGGTTGGTCCCTTCGTCGACGAGGGCCATCACGCGATCCACGGCCCAGGCCAGGTTGACCGCGGTCGGCCGGGCGGCGCGAATGCGCGAGGCGGCCTCGCGCAGGCTCTGGACAAAGGAGTCTGGTTGCGACAGGGCTTCCCGCGCGGCCAGCGCCACGGCGTAGGCGCCCGCCGCACCGATCGCGGGTGCACCCCGGATCCGCATCGCCGCGATCGCGTCCACGACCTGGCGCCAGTCGCCCAGCCTCAGGACGCGTACCTCGTGCGGCAGGACCGTCTGGTCCAGGAGTTGGACCGCGTCGTCCTGCCAGGCGATGCTGCGCACCGTCATCTCGACGCCCGCAGATCTCACGCCGGCCCGACGCACGCCGGGCTGCCCTCCTGGGGGACGGTCACGAGATCGGAAAGACCGTCTCGTCCCGGCGCGCCGGTCGGGCCGATTCCGAGGTGATGACGATGTTGCTGGGCGTGAACAGGAAGATCTCCTCGGCGATCCGCTGCAGGTGACCGTCCACCGCGTAGTCGACACCGCACAGGAAGTCGACGATCCGCTGCGCGACGTCCCGATCCGCCTCGCGCAGGTTAACGACGATCGGACGCCGTCCCTTTAGGTACTCCGCGGCGCTGCGCGCGTCGTCGAAGGTCCGCGGCTGCACGACGACGATGTCCTGCTGCCTGGGGCTGTGCAGGCGCAGGATCGGCGCCCGCCTTCGCGGCTCGTCGTCCTGACTCAACTCCTCGTAGGGCTCCTCTTCCTCGTCGAAACCCAGCAAGCCCATCAGGCGCTGAATGGCTCCCACGGTATCACCCCCGGTGCGTTCGGTACTGCGTGCCGCCCCGGCTGCCACCGCCGGAGCTGGTGCTGCGTTCCATCCTGCGTGGCGGGTCCCCGCGCCCAGCGCGGGTGTCCGATTCGCCCGTGAGTCCAAGGACGGCTGCCCCAAGGTTACGGACGCCCGTTCCCTCCTTCCGGGAGAGGGCTCGGATGAACGTCGCCGAACAGAGCGCGGCCGATCCGCACCATCGTCGCGCCCTCTTCCACCGCGACCTCGAAGTCGTCCGTCATCCCCATCGACAGTTCGTCGAGCGGGATGCCCCGCTCCGCCCGTATTCTATCACGCAGCTCTCTCAGCTCCTGAAACACCCAGCGCACTTGCTCCGGGTCGGCCGCCATTGGGGCGATGGTCATGAGGCCACGCAACCGCAGGCCCGCAAGTCCGGTCAGGGCGTCGGCCAGCGCCGACGCCTCCTCCGGCCGGGCGCCGTGCTTTTGCGGTTCTGCGGCGACGTTCACCTGCAGCAGGACGTTCACCTGCCGGCCGGCCGCGACAGCCCGCCGCGCGATCTCGTGGCCCAGCGGCAGCGAGTCCACCGAGTGGATCCAGTCGAACAGCGTCACCGCGTGATGCGCCTTGTTGCGCTGGAGGTGACCGACCAGGTGCCAGACCGGACGGACGTCCGGGTTGGGCGATCGCTGTCCTGGCACCTCAGCGCGCCCCAGCAGCGCATCCACCGCCGGGATCTTGTCGCGGGCTTCCTGCACGCGGTTCTCGCCCAGGTCGCGCACGCCCGCTGCCACCGCCGCGGCCGCCACCTCCGGGCCAAAGCCCTTGGTCACGCCCACCAGGCGGACCTCGGACGGTTCGCGGCCGGCGCGATGGCACGCGGCCGCGATGCGGCCACACACGGACGATACCCTGGCGCGAATCCGGTCCGCGCTCAGTCGCTGGCGGTCCAGGGTCGTGAGTTCCCCCTCAGGACGCGCCATTCCCGTTCGCTCGCCGCAGGGCGATCAGCGCCTCCATCCGCCCGGTACGGCCGTCTCGCCTGTAGGAAAAGAACCACTCCGGGTGACAGGCGGTGCAGGCGGGGCACACCGCGATACGCTCGGCAGGCACACCCGCCTGGCGGAGTTGCGCGACGGCGACGGCGCGCAGATCCGCCATCCAGTGACCCGCACGGCCCGGCCAAAGCGCGTGCGCCCAGGCCCCCAGCGCCCGCCGTACTGGCGCGTCGACCTCATAGCAGCACGGTCCGATCGACGGTCCGATCGCACAGACCACCCGGGACGCCCGCGCGCCCCGACGTTCCATCGCACCCACCGCAGCACCCACCACGCCCGCGCCCAATCCGCGCCACCCCGCGTGTACGGCGCCGACGACACCGGCATTGGGATCCACAAGCAGCAGGGGCACGCAGTCCGCGGTGTGTACGCTCAGCGGGACGTCCGCTTCTGCCGTGACGACCGCGTCGGCCGGCCCGAGCTTCGACCCGGCGTCCGCCGCGCGGGCCTCGACGACGGCCGCACCGTGGACCTGCATGATCTGGACGACGCGCTCGGGAGCGAACCCCAGCCCCCGCAGCACCCGCCGGCGCCGGGCCGGATCCGCTAGGGGATCGTCGCCGTCACCCCTGCGCGTCGTGAAAGCGTGCCGGACCTCCCCGAGGCCCTCGACCAAACGGCTTCGAATGCACGCGACGCCCGCGGCGTCGACCGCGTGGAAATCTGGCCCCAGGTCGGCGCGCACGATCAGATGACCCGTTCGCGCACCTTCGCGCTGAGGTAGTCCATGGCCGCCACGACGATCGTGATCGCCCAGACGGCTGTGGCGGCGCGCGTCCACTGCAGGAGGTTGATGAACTGCGCCAGCAGGAATCCGATCCCCCCGCCGCCTACGAATCCGATGACCGTGGACATGCGGACGTTGATGTCCCAGCGGTAGATGGTGAACGCCACGAACTGCGGCACGATCTGGGGGATGACCGCGTAGCGGATCACCTGCAACCGGGTTGCCCCCGTGGCCTCGACCGCTTCGATCGGTCCGGGGTCGATCGCCTCGATCTGCTCGGAATACAGCTTGCCCAAAGATGCGATCGAGTGCACACCCAGCGCGAGCACCCCCGCGAACGGTCCGATGCCGACCCACACGGCGAATACCGTCGCCAGGATCAACGGCTCGATCGACCGCAGGATGTTCATGATCGTCCGAGTGACGAAGTAGACGCCCCCGCCCACCACGCCGTGGGCCAGGTTCTTCGCACCGAGAAAGCTCAGCGGCACCGCGAAGGCGACGCCCATCGCCGTCCCCATCAGGGCCAAAAACACCGTCTCGATCATCCGCTCGGTGACCAAGCGCAGCGTCTCACTGGGCTGCCAGGTCATCTCAGGCAGGATCACGACCGCGACGATCGACCCGCGCGTCCCCAGCGTGTCGGGGATCTCGATCGCGTGCTCGAATCGACCCGCCCCGTCCGTTCGGAACTCCCCAATCCGCGCCGGTGCCCCGGTCTGATCGCGCCAGATCACCTCGCCCGGACGGTCGGGGGCAAATCCCTCCCCGCGCAGCGTCACCCGCTGACCGATCTGGACCTCCCGTTGGGAGACCTCCAGACGCGGACCGGGCCGGACCGGTTCGTCGGGCGGCGGCCCCTCCAGGGATATCGAGACCGCCACCTCCTGCCGCCGCGGCACGCGCTCTAGGACCTC encodes the following:
- a CDS encoding YggS family pyridoxal phosphate-dependent enzyme, producing MARPEGELTTLDRQRLSADRIRARVSSVCGRIAAACHRAGREPSEVRLVGVTKGFGPEVAAAAVAAGVRDLGENRVQEARDKIPAVDALLGRAEVPGQRSPNPDVRPVWHLVGHLQRNKAHHAVTLFDWIHSVDSLPLGHEIARRAVAAGRQVNVLLQVNVAAEPQKHGARPEEASALADALTGLAGLRLRGLMTIAPMAADPEQVRWVFQELRELRDRIRAERGIPLDELSMGMTDDFEVAVEEGATMVRIGRALFGDVHPSPLPEGGNGRP
- the phnE gene encoding phosphonate ABC transporter, permease protein PhnE, with protein sequence MSLEKAQIEAEARLAKPPQSVPTRPVWWRSWRTVLLLAVTAAAFVYGWRVTRIDLGELFTKAGLIRPIVRDLLNPEVLERVPRRQEVAVSISLEGPPPDEPVRPGPRLEVSQREVQIGQRVTLRGEGFAPDRPGEVIWRDQTGAPARIGEFRTDGAGRFEHAIEIPDTLGTRGSIVAVVILPEMTWQPSETLRLVTERMIETVFLALMGTAMGVAFAVPLSFLGAKNLAHGVVGGGVYFVTRTIMNILRSIEPLILATVFAVWVGIGPFAGVLALGVHSIASLGKLYSEQIEAIDPGPIEAVEATGATRLQVIRYAVIPQIVPQFVAFTIYRWDINVRMSTVIGFVGGGGIGFLLAQFINLLQWTRAATAVWAITIVVAAMDYLSAKVRERVI
- the pgeF gene encoding peptidoglycan editing factor PgeF, whose translation is MRADLGPDFHAVDAAGVACIRSRLVEGLGEVRHAFTTRRGDGDDPLADPARRRRVLRGLGFAPERVVQIMQVHGAAVVEARAADAGSKLGPADAVVTAEADVPLSVHTADCVPLLLVDPNAGVVGAVHAGWRGLGAGVVGAAVGAMERRGARASRVVCAIGPSIGPCCYEVDAPVRRALGAWAHALWPGRAGHWMADLRAVAVAQLRQAGVPAERIAVCPACTACHPEWFFSYRRDGRTGRMEALIALRRANGNGAS
- the mtnA gene encoding S-methyl-5-thioribose-1-phosphate isomerase gives rise to the protein MRSIAWQDDAVQLLDQTVLPHEVRVLRLGDWRQVVDAIAAMRIRGAPAIGAAGAYAVALAAREALSQPDSFVQSLREAASRIRAARPTAVNLAWAVDRVMALVDEGTNPAVVADRLLQEAHRIAEEDAEANRRLAAIGAERIRRGERILTICNTGTLATVDVGTAIGILRSAHEAGKGIHVFACETRPFLQGSRLTAWELLAHGIPFHLITDGAAGWLMARGFVDRVITGADRVAANGDVANKIGTYTLAVLARHHGIPFWVAAPLSTVDPHTRSGEAIPIEERDPKEVTHFHGTPVAPEGTPALNYAFDVTPAELISAIVTEAGIAEPPYDRSLRGLLEGGGRLRRARSEGSA
- a CDS encoding glycosyltransferase family 2 protein is translated as MKSAHNPRVLVWMVAFALAWVVLVAYSVRSHDIRWLQITFLVYSVYGIGMQVLGVLARGRTRSVPVPVRLPFVSVLIPARNEARVIADSVRSACAMRYHDREGQPRFEVIVLDDRSGDGTGDVVRRLAPALPVPVRVVRLAADDAHGKAAVLNVGAHAAQGDVLAVLDADSRADPEFLLRAVACLLEPGVAAVQGRRLCQHRAETLAARGQEHEFSVFQTVMQRARDRFGAHVLLNGNGLAVNRRALEAVGGWNPSALTEDIDLAIRFQVVGWKVRYCEEAVVWEESVPDWPGLVRQRTRWAEGVLRALVEHLGAIVSGRMTAFQKTDMLFFLTGSMVVPAAIFASNVYGAVVLLRGVLEPLYLLPMGRSLPPELTAGAFGAFSAALLLSAASQGGWNPLRALRVVVTYLLFTAHQLVATPWAVARYVRSIVTGQVEWLKTDHGMPAPALDPVTPVVDGAGWGEKDARVHERLAMSSLHRTMP
- the sepF gene encoding cell division protein SepF, whose translation is MGAIQRLMGLLGFDEEEEPYEELSQDDEPRRRAPILRLHSPRQQDIVVVQPRTFDDARSAAEYLKGRRPIVVNLREADRDVAQRIVDFLCGVDYAVDGHLQRIAEEIFLFTPSNIVITSESARPARRDETVFPIS